The nucleotide sequence TGCGCCCCGATCCACTGCTCGCGGCACGGGACCTCGCCGGATCGGGCCCTCAGTCGCCGCGCGAGAGCCGAGCTGCGGCGGCCCCAGGCAGGCCCTGGAAGGCCATCTTCACGGTGGCGCTGAGCCACGCGGTCATGGTCTCGCTGATGTCCATGACGCCCGTCCACCTGCGGGATCACGGGTCGGCCCTGAGCCTCATCGGCCTGACCTTCAGCCTGCACATCGCCGGGATGTACGCCTTCTCGCCGGTCTTCGGGATCCTGGCGGACCGAATCGGAGCACGCGCCACGGTGCTGCTGGGCCAGGCCCTGCTGGTGGGTGCGATGATCCTGTCGCTGCTCGGCTCGGAGTCCTCAGGCGCGGTGATCGCCAGCCTGATCCTGCTGGGCCTCGGCTGGTCGGCCTCCACGGTGGCAGGCTCCGTGCAGATCAGCAGCGCCGGGACGCCCGAGACGCGCTCGCGGATCCAGGGCACCTCGGACATGGTCATGAATCTGATGGGCGCCCTGGGCGGGGCGAGCGCTGGGGTGATCCTCAGCGGGGTCGGCTTCAGCGGTTTGGCGGGCCTCCTGCTGATGCCCGTGGGGGTCGTCGTGGTGATGCAGCTGATGTACCCGCGCCCCCGAACAACCCCGCCGAGTGGATAGTCAGTTGCGCTGACAGGGCGAACAGCGCAACTGGGAATCCACTCGGCGGGGGCTGGGGTCAGGAGCTCGTGGAGAGCTTGGAGAGCACTGCCGTCATCGCCGCGGCGTACCCGGTGCTCAGCGTGGGCTCCATGACCGGCAGGAACTGCGGCGAGTGGTTGACCGGGACGTCGTCGGCGGCCATCTGCTCCTCGGTGAAGCCGCCGAAGAACCAGAACACCGACGGCACCCCGATCGACTCGGCGAGCGTGCCGAAGTCCTCGGAGCCCATGAACGGCTTGCCGGTGATCATCTTGTCCTCGCCCAGGGCCTCCACCATGTGCTCGCGCAGCGCCTCGGTCTCGTCGACGTCGTTGAGGTTGCGCGGGAAGCGGTAGAGCTCCTCGATCTCCGGCTCGGGCGCCCCGGAGGCCGCGGCCTCCGCCGAGATGATCCGACGCACCGCGGCCAGCACGGGCTCGCGGACCTTGTCGTCCAGGGAGCGGATGTTCAGCGTGAACTCCGCCGTGGCCGGGATGATGTTCTCCTTCAGCCCGGCGTGGAAGGTGCCCACCGTGACGACGGCCGACTGCAGGGCGGAGATCTCGCGCGAGACCACCGTCTGCAGGCGGGTCACGATGTGCGCGCCCAGCACGATCGGATCCACCGAGTTCTCCGGCTGCGAGCCGTGGGACTGGCGTCCGTGCAGCGTCACCCGCCAGGAATCGGCGTAGCTCATCACGGGCCCGGCCGTCAGGCGCACCGTGCCCGAGATCCCCGGCATCACGTGCTGGCCGTAGATCACCTCGGGCTTGGGGGCGCGGTCCCACAGGCCGTCGTCGACCATGGCCCGCGACCCGGCGGCGGTCTCCTCCCCGGGCTGGAAGATCAGCACGACGGTCCCGCTCCACTGCTCGCGCATGCGCACGAGCGCCCGCGCCGCGGTCAGCAGCGCGGTGATGTGGGTGTCGTGGCCGCAGCCGTGCATCACCGGGACCTCGGTGCCGTCCTCGAGGGCTCCGGTGTCCGTGGAGGCGTACTCGGCGCCGGTGTCCTCCTGGATGGGCAGGCCGTCGGTGTCGGCGCGGAAGCCGATCACGGGGCCGTCGCCATTGCGCAGGATGCCGACCACGCCGGTCCCGCCGCAGCGGAAGCTCTCGATCTCGAGCTCGGACAGGGCCGCCTCGATCAGCTCCGCCGTGCGGTGCTCCTGCATGGACAGCTCGGGATGGGCGTGCAGGTGGCGGTAGAGATCGTGCATCTCGGTGCGCTGGTCGTCGCTCAGGGTCCAGGTGCTGGTCATGTCATGTCCTCTCGGTGCTGTGCGGAAGGTCTCAGGACTGCTCGTCGTCCACGATGATCGCGGAGCCCGGGCGCACGCGCAGGAACCATCCGATGATGATCGTGGCGATCACGGAGATCGCGGTGCCGGCCAGGGCCAGCGCCGGGACGAGCGGGATGACGACGAACTGCACCACGAGCACGACCGCGAAGGCGATGAGGGTGGGGCGCAGCTGGCGCATGGAGTAGATGGACTGGACGATGACCGCCCCGATCACGGCCGGAAAGACGTAGAGGCGGATCACGCCGATGACCTCGACCGGGATGATGCTGATCAGCCACGTGCCCAGGATGCCCACGAACACCAGCAGCGAGGCCAGGTGCACGGCGGCGGCGCCGCAGATCGCCATGAGGGCCGACAGGCTGCCGCGGTGGGTTCCCGGCTTGGCGCCGATGCGCGACTGCGCCATGAGCGCAGCCGGCAGAAGCTTGTTGGAGATGTTGCCGATCATGAACGCCTGGTACATGGAGGCCGAGCCCAGGATCGGGAAGTAGGTCAGCGGCTCGATGATCCAGATGATGAAGAACGTGGCGGCCACGGCCAGGAAGGCGGTGGACAGCTGCGTGACGGTCACGCCGAGGTCGGCGAAGAAGACCAGGTAGAACGGGCCGGCCAGGGACAGGATCAGGCCGCAGATCATGGTGATCCGGCCCCAGCGGGACGTGGTGCGATCGAACTCCGCCATGCCGGCGGCGGACTGCTCAGGGGTCAGGGTGCTCTGTGCTGAGACCGACATGGTGGTCTCCTCTCGTGCAGGTCCGGAGGGGCGTCGGGCAGATCGCCGAGCGCTCCGGAAGGTCAGATGGTGGAGAGAGCGTGGGGGTCTCAGGCCGCGGGCGGCGGACCCATGCCGGCGGAGACCGCCAGGTAGGCGGCCACGAGGCCCACGATGATCGCGATGCCCAGGCCCCACTCGCGGATCCAGGTCTTCTTCAGCGCCGAGGACAGGGCGAGCATCAGGCCCATGGCGGCGGCGGAGGACAGCAGCGCGATAATGTGCACCGAGGACTTGGGGACCTCGGCCATGCCGAGCGAGATGAAGGCGGCCAGCAGGGCAGCGGCCGGGATCACGGTCATGATGGCGGGATTGACCTTGGCCAGGCGGGCCTCGCCGCGCTTGAGCAGCGGGGTGAAGATCAGCGTGGCGAGCATCCACATGGCACCGCCCATGGACATGGCGAAGAAGACGATCGCGTAGACCTGCTGCGTGTAGTCCGCACCGCCCAGGTGGGCTCCGGCCGAGGTCGCGGCGATGTTCGCCGCTCCGGTCTCGAAGGACACTGAGCCGATCAGGCCGATGCGCACGAGCGTGGCGGGCGTGCCGAACAGGGCGAGCAGGGCGACGGCCACCATGGCCACGGCCAGCGACGGGCCGATCGCGCCGATGGCGCCGGTGCGGAAGGAGACGGTCAGCTCCTCCTGGGTGATGCCC is from Kocuria palustris and encodes:
- a CDS encoding MFS transporter; the encoded protein is MAAAQDPAAGQTAESRAQRRILLVLVLGQVLAGLGTGATLSLGALLITDLAGSSAWSGMAATMSTLGAALFALPLAGLAQARGRRISLSGGVVTAASGAVVAVTAAALGSVLLLLVGILMLGAAQAVNLQSRFAATDLADPRSRGRDLSLVVWSTTIGAVTGPNLLSPGEVVGEAVGMPPLTGAFAFTATAQLLATIVYLVGLRPDPLLAARDLAGSGPQSPRESRAAAAPGRPWKAIFTVALSHAVMVSLMSMTPVHLRDHGSALSLIGLTFSLHIAGMYAFSPVFGILADRIGARATVLLGQALLVGAMILSLLGSESSGAVIASLILLGLGWSASTVAGSVQISSAGTPETRSRIQGTSDMVMNLMGALGGASAGVILSGVGFSGLAGLLLMPVGVVVVMQLMYPRPRTTPPSG
- a CDS encoding amidohydrolase — encoded protein: MTSTWTLSDDQRTEMHDLYRHLHAHPELSMQEHRTAELIEAALSELEIESFRCGGTGVVGILRNGDGPVIGFRADTDGLPIQEDTGAEYASTDTGALEDGTEVPVMHGCGHDTHITALLTAARALVRMREQWSGTVVLIFQPGEETAAGSRAMVDDGLWDRAPKPEVIYGQHVMPGISGTVRLTAGPVMSYADSWRVTLHGRQSHGSQPENSVDPIVLGAHIVTRLQTVVSREISALQSAVVTVGTFHAGLKENIIPATAEFTLNIRSLDDKVREPVLAAVRRIISAEAAASGAPEPEIEELYRFPRNLNDVDETEALREHMVEALGEDKMITGKPFMGSEDFGTLAESIGVPSVFWFFGGFTEEQMAADDVPVNHSPQFLPVMEPTLSTGYAAAMTAVLSKLSTSS
- a CDS encoding DUF5058 family protein translates to MPMISQDDSSTDVLALANSPLLWLCALGVFLVIIVQSVIYMKAARKAADAAGITQEELTVSFRTGAIGAIGPSLAVAMVAVALLALFGTPATLVRIGLIGSVSFETGAANIAATSAGAHLGGADYTQQVYAIVFFAMSMGGAMWMLATLIFTPLLKRGEARLAKVNPAIMTVIPAAALLAAFISLGMAEVPKSSVHIIALLSSAAAMGLMLALSSALKKTWIREWGLGIAIIVGLVAAYLAVSAGMGPPPAA